Proteins from one Oenanthe melanoleuca isolate GR-GAL-2019-014 chromosome 1, OMel1.0, whole genome shotgun sequence genomic window:
- the LPAR5 gene encoding lysophosphatidic acid receptor 5, with the protein MLGMSASNTSNTSQTCKDYTFNHHFLMPVYTLIFITGVILNVVALWIFVRYLRLKSVVMIYMLNLAISDLSFTLPLPLRLYYYFNHHWPFGSFLCQVSGSVFQINMYGSCLFLMCINLDRYVAIVHPLRWRHLRRPKVAKLLCLMVWVVIFLGSIPTAIVHKQNHCKVKNQTIYLCFESFSDNIWQNNLFPLVILAEILGFLLPLSSVTYCSIRIFQELCQPSQTKTVRQQKTVRLLLVNLVIFIICFVPYNTTLAVYGMIKARVMKVEAETQASVRQALIITMMFASMNCTLDPLIYYFSTEGFRNTFKKLRRGQAWDSEMGTLKHQIVDSKSTRDHTVSKVKLFPSENFTRPSESSPSLPTAVFLNGPIEDSEI; encoded by the coding sequence ATGCTGGGCATGTCAGCATCCAATACATCCAATACGTCTCAGACATGCAAGGATTACACCTTCAATCACCACTTCCTCATGCCTGTTTACACCCTGATATTCATCACAGGTGTGATACTCAATGTGGTAGCCCTGTGGATATTCGTCCGATACCTGCGCCTCAAGTCTGTAGTGATGATCTACATGTTGAACCTGGCCATAAGTGACCTTAGCTTCACACTTCCTCTGCCACTGCGACTCTACTACTATTTCAACCACCACTGGCCCTTTGGTAGCTTCCTGTGCCAGGTCTCTGGCTCAGTCTTCCAGATCAACATGTACGGTAGCTGCCTCTTCCTCATGTGCATCAACCTGGATCGCTACGTTGCCATTGTTCACCCACTTCGCTGGCGGCATCTGCGGCGTCCCAAGGTGGCCAAGCTCCTCTGCCTCATGGTCTGGGTTGTGATCTTCTTGGGCTCCATACCCACAGCCATAGtccacaaacaaaaccactgtAAAGTAAAAAACCAGACTATTTATCTGTGCTTTGAAAGCTTTAGCGACAACATATGGCAGAATAACCTCTTCCCCCTGGTAATCCTGGCTGAAATCTTGGGGTTTCTCCTGCCTCTCAGTTCTGTGACATACTGCTCAATTCGGATCTTtcaggagctctgccagcccagccagacGAAGACCGTGCGACAGCAGAAGACAGTCCGTCTGCTCTTGGTCAATCTGGTCATCTTCATCATCTGCTTTGTGCCCTACAACACTACGCTGGCGGTTTATGGGATGATAAAGGCCCGGGTGATGAAGGTTGAGGCAGAAACCCAGGCCTCTGTGCGCCAAGCGTTAATTATAACAATGATGTTTGCCAGCATGAACTGCACACTGGACCCCTTGATCTACTACTTCAGCACCGAAGGTTTCCGTAACACCTTCAAGAAACTGCGGCGGGGACAAGCCTGGGACTCAGAGATGGGAACGCTTAAGCATCAGATTGTGGACAGTAAGTCAACCCGAGACCACACTGTGTCTAAAGTAAAACTGTTCCCATCTGAAAATTTTACCCGCCCCAGCGAATCTTCCCCATCACTTCCTACTGCAGTATTTCTCAATGGTCCTATTGAGGACTCGGAAATTTAA